A genomic window from Cytobacillus suaedae includes:
- a CDS encoding orotate phosphoribosyltransferase produces the protein MKKQIAANLLEIGAVFLQPNDPFTWSSGIKSPIYCDNRLTLSFPTVRKEIAQGLAELIETNFKDVQVIAGTATAGIPHAAWVSDILNQPMCYVRSKPKGHGKGKQIEGKAEPGQKVVVVEDLISTGGSAITAVEALREAGCEVLGVVAIFTYGLESGLSRLKDANIQAYALSDFTTLSEVALEKGVISSEDLERLESWRKDPSDESWVK, from the coding sequence ATGAAAAAGCAAATTGCAGCTAATTTACTAGAAATAGGGGCAGTATTTTTACAGCCAAATGATCCATTTACTTGGTCATCAGGAATAAAATCTCCTATTTATTGTGATAACCGACTTACATTATCATTTCCAACGGTCCGAAAGGAAATTGCTCAAGGTTTAGCAGAGCTGATTGAAACAAATTTTAAAGATGTACAGGTTATTGCAGGGACTGCAACGGCAGGAATCCCACATGCAGCTTGGGTTAGTGATATATTAAATCAACCTATGTGTTATGTTCGTAGTAAACCAAAAGGACACGGTAAAGGTAAACAAATCGAAGGTAAGGCTGAACCAGGCCAAAAGGTGGTTGTTGTAGAGGACTTAATCTCAACAGGTGGAAGTGCAATTACCGCCGTAGAAGCGTTAAGAGAAGCTGGCTGTGAAGTACTTGGCGTTGTTGCCATCTTTACATACGGCCTAGAATCAGGACTTTCAAGATTAAAAGACGCGAATATACAAGCCTACGCTTTAAGTGACTTCACTACACTATCTGAAGTTGCCTTAGAAAAAGGTGTAATATCCAGCGAAGACTTAGAAAGACTAGAAAGCTGGAGAAAAGACCCTTCTGATGAAAGCTGGGTAAAATAG
- a CDS encoding NFACT family protein, whose translation MSFDGIFTYAMTNELKTTLESGRISKIYQPYKNELIFQIRANGKNQKLLLSAHPSYARIHLTDGTYDNPSEPPMFCMLLRKHLEGSIIEEISQVGLDRIIVFTLKSRNEIGDISYKQLYIEIMGRHSNIILVDRDKQVILDSIKHISPAVNRHRTILPGHSYVSPPAQEKMNPFTVDEDHFLRKIDFNSGKLSEQIVNKFEGISPILAKEIVYRAGLANRKTLPASFLSVIRDVQDHAFQPQIIRYGAKDLFYILTLSHLEGESQSFSTISELLDRYYYGKAERDRVKQQGNDLERFITNELNKNRKKIKKLEATLTDAEKADKYQIRGELITANLYAIRRGQKQVEVINYYTEDNETMLIELDPQKSPSENAQSYFSKYQKAKKSVAVVKEQIEKANEEIIYFETLFQQIESASPRDLQEIREELTEEGYLRARGKKGAKKNKPQKPVIEQYMTTDGTEILVGKNNKQNEFLTNRLAARDDVWLHTKDIPGSHVVIRSKTPSEQTILEAANLAAYFSKAKSSSSVPVDFTLIRHVKKPSGSKPGYVIYDNQQTVYVTPDEELVIRMKK comes from the coding sequence ATGTCCTTTGACGGCATATTTACATACGCAATGACGAATGAACTAAAAACCACACTTGAAAGTGGTCGTATCTCAAAAATATATCAACCATACAAAAATGAACTCATATTCCAAATAAGAGCAAACGGTAAGAATCAAAAACTACTACTATCTGCTCATCCAAGCTATGCAAGAATCCACTTAACAGATGGAACTTACGATAATCCTAGTGAACCACCAATGTTTTGCATGCTTTTACGAAAACACCTAGAAGGTAGTATCATTGAGGAAATATCTCAAGTTGGATTGGACAGAATTATCGTTTTTACGTTAAAAAGTAGAAATGAAATTGGTGACATTTCTTACAAGCAACTTTACATCGAAATAATGGGTAGACATAGTAATATCATCCTTGTTGATCGCGACAAACAAGTTATTTTAGATAGCATTAAGCATATCTCTCCTGCTGTTAATCGACACCGGACGATACTCCCAGGGCACAGCTATGTTTCACCACCAGCACAGGAGAAAATGAATCCCTTTACTGTCGATGAGGACCATTTCTTAAGAAAAATTGACTTTAATTCAGGAAAACTTAGCGAACAAATCGTAAACAAATTTGAAGGTATTTCACCAATCCTTGCGAAAGAAATTGTCTACCGAGCTGGGCTAGCAAACCGTAAGACACTCCCTGCTTCATTCCTTTCCGTTATCAGGGATGTACAGGATCATGCATTTCAGCCCCAAATCATTAGATATGGTGCCAAGGATTTGTTTTACATCCTTACCCTCTCCCATCTCGAAGGAGAATCACAGTCTTTTTCTACAATAAGTGAACTTTTAGATCGCTATTATTATGGGAAAGCAGAAAGAGACCGTGTTAAACAGCAAGGGAATGACCTAGAACGTTTTATTACGAATGAGCTTAATAAGAATAGAAAGAAAATAAAAAAGCTTGAAGCAACATTAACTGATGCTGAAAAAGCAGATAAATATCAAATTCGTGGAGAACTAATAACTGCGAACCTCTATGCGATCCGTCGAGGACAAAAACAAGTTGAAGTTATAAATTATTACACAGAAGACAATGAAACCATGTTAATTGAGTTAGATCCACAAAAATCACCATCTGAAAATGCTCAAAGCTACTTTTCTAAATACCAAAAGGCAAAGAAATCTGTAGCTGTGGTAAAGGAACAAATTGAAAAAGCAAACGAGGAAATCATCTATTTCGAAACATTATTTCAACAAATTGAATCTGCTTCACCTAGGGACCTTCAGGAAATACGTGAGGAACTAACAGAAGAAGGTTATTTACGAGCAAGAGGGAAAAAAGGTGCGAAAAAAAATAAGCCACAAAAACCAGTTATAGAACAATACATGACTACTGATGGTACTGAGATTCTAGTTGGGAAGAATAATAAACAGAATGAGTTTTTAACAAATCGTTTAGCTGCGAGAGATGATGTGTGGTTACATACGAAGGATATTCCAGGCTCTCATGTTGTTATCCGTAGTAAAACTCCATCAGAACAGACGATTTTAGAAGCTGCCAATTTAGCTGCTTATTTTAGTAAAGCCAAAAGCTCTTCTTCTGTTCCTGTTGATTTCACTCTTATTCGCCATGTAAAAAAGCCAAGTGGTTCTAAGCCAGGCTATGTGATTTATGACAATCAGCAAACTGTATATGTTACACCTGATGAAGAGCTAGTGATTAGGATGAAAAAATAG
- a CDS encoding calcium-translocating P-type ATPase, SERCA-type: MKWYEMRSEEVEQTVNTNFQEGLSDKEVKQRHKQLGFNELKEADRPSAFLVFLEQFKDFMVIVLLAATLISGLLGEYLDAIAIMAIVLINGVLGFIQERKAEKSLHALKELSAPQVFALRDKQWVKVPSREVVPGDILKFTSGDRIGADLRIIESKSLEIEESALTGESVPVAKFVQPIAGDNVNIGDQENMAFMGTMVTRGSGVGVVVGTGMNTAMGQIADLLQSAETMITPLQRKLEQLGKILITVALLLTALVVLVGVIQGHDIYTMFLAGVSLAVAAIPEGLPAIVTVALSLGVQRMIKKRSIVRKLPAVETLGCASVICSDKTGTLTQNKMTVTHLWSGGSTWQVSGTGYDPSGHFHKGDSEVQPKNERALHQILTFGVLCNNAQLKLKDKEYIVDGDPTEGALVVAGLKAGLSRDSIQKEFKIIHEFPFDSSRKMMSVIVEDKSGKQFVVTKGAPDVLLKVSGSILWDNKQQFLSDKYETEVQHAIDHLAGQALRTIAIAFKPIQPGQKIMNEFEAEKDLTFIGLQGMIDPPRPEVKDAVKECKQAGIKTIMITGDHVITAKAIATQLGILPMGGKVIDGNTLSMMSVEELEEIVDDVYVFARVSPEHKLKIVKALQKKGHIVAMTGDGVNDAPAIKASDIGIAMGITGTDVAKEASSLVLLDDNFATIKAAIKEGRNIYENIRKFIRYLLASNVGEILVMLFAMLLALPLPLVPIQILWVNLVTDGLPAMALGLDQAEDNVMRRKPRNPREGVFARGLGWKVISRGFLIGIVTLIAFMIVYDRNPNNLGYAQTIAFATLVLAQLIHVFDCRSERSVFDRNPFENKYLVWAVISSIVLMLVVIYYPPLQPIFHTQSIILQDWLLIIGLSAVPTFLLAGTLLTRKRK; encoded by the coding sequence ATGAAATGGTATGAAATGCGAAGTGAAGAAGTTGAACAAACAGTTAACACTAATTTTCAGGAAGGCTTATCAGATAAAGAAGTTAAGCAAAGACATAAGCAATTAGGCTTTAATGAGCTTAAAGAGGCTGATCGTCCTTCTGCGTTTTTAGTATTTTTAGAACAGTTTAAGGACTTTATGGTCATTGTATTATTAGCTGCAACATTGATTTCCGGGCTTTTAGGAGAGTATTTAGATGCAATTGCAATCATGGCTATTGTCCTTATAAACGGAGTACTTGGATTTATACAAGAACGTAAAGCAGAGAAGTCTCTTCATGCGCTAAAGGAATTATCCGCACCTCAAGTATTTGCCTTAAGAGATAAACAGTGGGTGAAAGTTCCTTCAAGGGAAGTTGTTCCAGGCGATATTCTTAAGTTCACAAGTGGAGATAGAATAGGTGCAGATCTTAGGATTATCGAATCTAAGAGCTTAGAAATTGAAGAATCTGCCTTAACTGGTGAATCTGTGCCTGTAGCTAAATTTGTGCAACCAATAGCTGGTGACAATGTAAATATTGGTGATCAAGAAAATATGGCTTTCATGGGAACGATGGTAACGAGAGGCAGTGGTGTTGGTGTCGTTGTAGGAACAGGTATGAATACGGCAATGGGACAAATTGCTGACTTACTTCAATCAGCAGAAACGATGATCACTCCCTTACAACGTAAGCTTGAACAATTAGGAAAAATCTTAATAACCGTAGCATTGCTCTTAACGGCATTGGTTGTTCTTGTTGGTGTCATTCAAGGACATGATATTTATACAATGTTTCTTGCTGGGGTATCACTAGCAGTTGCTGCCATACCAGAGGGCTTACCTGCAATTGTAACAGTTGCTCTTTCTTTAGGTGTACAACGTATGATTAAGAAGAGATCAATTGTTCGAAAGCTTCCTGCCGTCGAAACACTGGGTTGTGCTTCTGTTATTTGTTCAGATAAAACAGGTACATTAACACAAAACAAGATGACGGTTACACATCTATGGTCTGGAGGCTCTACTTGGCAAGTAAGTGGTACGGGCTATGACCCAAGTGGTCATTTTCATAAAGGAGATTCTGAAGTTCAACCTAAGAATGAGAGAGCACTTCATCAAATTTTAACGTTCGGTGTTCTGTGTAATAATGCCCAACTTAAGCTAAAGGATAAAGAGTACATTGTAGATGGTGATCCTACAGAGGGTGCTTTAGTTGTAGCAGGTCTTAAAGCAGGATTATCTAGGGATAGTATACAAAAAGAGTTTAAGATCATACACGAGTTTCCTTTTGACTCTTCAAGAAAAATGATGAGTGTCATTGTAGAGGATAAGAGTGGCAAACAATTTGTGGTTACAAAAGGTGCACCAGATGTATTGTTAAAGGTGAGTGGCTCCATTTTATGGGATAACAAACAACAATTTTTATCGGATAAATATGAAACAGAAGTTCAGCATGCGATTGATCACTTGGCTGGTCAGGCATTAAGAACAATTGCAATAGCTTTTAAACCAATACAACCTGGTCAAAAAATTATGAACGAATTTGAAGCTGAAAAAGATTTAACTTTTATCGGACTTCAAGGGATGATTGACCCACCACGTCCTGAAGTAAAGGATGCGGTAAAGGAATGTAAACAAGCTGGCATTAAAACAATCATGATTACAGGTGACCATGTAATTACCGCCAAAGCAATCGCTACACAACTTGGTATTCTTCCTATGGGAGGAAAGGTCATTGATGGAAACACCCTCTCTATGATGTCAGTAGAAGAGTTGGAAGAAATTGTAGACGATGTTTACGTGTTCGCAAGAGTTTCACCGGAACATAAGCTTAAAATTGTTAAGGCTCTTCAAAAGAAAGGTCATATTGTGGCAATGACTGGTGACGGTGTGAATGATGCACCTGCTATAAAAGCTTCTGATATTGGTATTGCAATGGGAATAACAGGAACAGATGTGGCGAAAGAAGCATCCTCCCTTGTTCTTCTTGATGATAATTTTGCAACGATTAAGGCTGCTATTAAAGAAGGGCGAAATATCTATGAAAATATCAGAAAGTTCATTAGATACTTACTAGCCTCAAACGTTGGAGAAATATTGGTCATGCTTTTTGCAATGTTATTGGCACTACCATTGCCTTTAGTTCCTATTCAAATCCTATGGGTAAATCTTGTAACGGATGGTCTACCTGCGATGGCTTTGGGACTGGATCAAGCAGAGGATAATGTAATGAGAAGAAAGCCACGTAACCCAAGGGAAGGTGTGTTCGCCCGAGGTTTAGGTTGGAAGGTCATTAGTAGAGGTTTTCTAATCGGTATAGTTACTCTCATTGCCTTTATGATTGTGTATGATCGAAATCCAAACAATCTAGGATATGCTCAAACAATTGCTTTTGCAACATTAGTATTAGCACAGCTGATACATGTGTTCGATTGTCGTAGTGAACGATCTGTGTTTGACAGGAATCCGTTTGAAAACAAATACCTTGTTTGGGCGGTTATTTCATCTATTGTCTTAATGCTTGTTGTCATCTACTACCCACCGTTACAGCCTATCTTCCACACACAATCTATTATTTTACAAGATTGGTTATTGATTATTGGCTTATCGGCAGTTCCAACATTTTTACTAGCAGGTACACTTTTAACAAGAAAAAGAAAATAA
- a CDS encoding YicC family protein: MIVSMTGFGYARNDSNSLSVTVEMKSVNHRFCEISIRMPRQLSIIEDKIKKVIGQYVGRGRIEVFITIEGDGLSKKSIQIDWSLVDSFYESLKHAKEKYSLNDEITLEQLFRVNDIISINEEETENEQLKEIVLEVIQNAARELKQMRINEGEKLLIEITSYLKEIEKCTKTIAKLAPTVVEQFREKITKRVNEYINGVVEEDRLLTEVSLYAEKIDISEEITRINSHTQQFFDTLRNVDKQVVGRKLDFLVQEMNREINTIGAKGNDSSIARQVVEVKSLLEKIKEQVQNIE, translated from the coding sequence ATGATTGTAAGTATGACAGGCTTTGGATATGCTCGAAATGATTCTAATTCTCTATCAGTGACAGTTGAAATGAAATCGGTTAACCACCGTTTCTGTGAAATTTCGATACGAATGCCTAGACAATTAAGTATAATAGAAGATAAAATAAAAAAAGTTATTGGTCAATATGTTGGGCGTGGACGCATTGAGGTTTTCATCACAATAGAAGGTGATGGCCTAAGCAAAAAATCAATACAAATTGATTGGTCATTAGTAGACAGTTTCTACGAAAGCTTAAAGCACGCCAAGGAAAAATATTCTCTAAACGATGAAATTACCTTAGAACAGTTATTTCGTGTAAATGACATCATCTCTATAAATGAAGAAGAAACTGAAAACGAACAACTGAAAGAAATCGTATTAGAAGTAATTCAAAATGCAGCTAGAGAGCTTAAGCAAATGCGTATTAATGAAGGGGAAAAACTTCTTATTGAAATTACCTCGTATCTTAAAGAAATTGAAAAGTGCACAAAAACAATTGCTAAGTTAGCTCCAACGGTTGTTGAACAATTTCGAGAAAAGATTACAAAGCGTGTAAATGAATACATAAATGGTGTGGTTGAAGAAGACAGACTATTAACAGAAGTATCCTTATATGCCGAGAAAATTGACATAAGTGAAGAAATAACCAGAATTAACAGCCATACACAGCAATTTTTTGATACACTACGTAATGTAGATAAACAGGTAGTCGGTAGAAAACTTGATTTTCTTGTACAAGAGATGAATCGTGAAATCAATACAATTGGTGCAAAAGGTAATGATAGTTCGATTGCAAGGCAAGTTGTAGAAGTTAAGAGCTTATTAGAGAAAATAAAAGAACAAGTCCAAAATATAGAATAA
- a CDS encoding DUF370 domain-containing protein: protein MSIKLINIGFGNIVSANRIISIVSPESAPIKRIVQDARDRGMLIDATYGRRTRAVIVMDSDHVILSAVQPETVAQRLSNKDDLSDEG, encoded by the coding sequence ATGAGTATAAAGTTAATTAACATCGGGTTTGGGAATATCGTGTCAGCAAATAGAATCATTTCAATCGTAAGCCCAGAGTCTGCTCCAATTAAAAGGATTGTACAGGATGCTAGAGACCGTGGAATGCTTATTGATGCTACATATGGTAGAAGAACACGCGCTGTTATTGTGATGGATAGTGATCATGTTATATTATCCGCTGTCCAACCTGAAACTGTTGCACAAAGACTTTCAAATAAAGATGATTTATCTGATGAAGGGTAG
- the gmk gene encoding guanylate kinase: protein MNERGLLIVLSGPSGVGKGTVRKEIFEQPDTKFQYSISMTTRKPREGEVDGVDYFFKSREEFEQLIEEGKLLEWAEFVGNYYGTPIEYVEKTLQEGRDVFLEIEVQGALQVRKAFPEGLFIFLMPPSLGELKNRIVTRGTESEDIINDRMRVAKAEIEMMDAYDYVVENDRIEFACNRIKAIVTAEHCRRDRVAKRYKKMLEVE from the coding sequence ATGAATGAAAGAGGCTTACTCATTGTTCTTTCAGGACCTTCGGGCGTTGGAAAAGGAACAGTTAGAAAAGAGATTTTCGAGCAACCAGACACGAAATTTCAATACTCAATATCAATGACAACAAGAAAGCCGCGTGAAGGCGAAGTAGATGGTGTCGACTATTTCTTTAAGTCACGTGAAGAGTTCGAGCAATTAATTGAAGAGGGTAAACTTTTAGAATGGGCTGAATTTGTTGGGAATTATTATGGAACCCCAATTGAATATGTTGAAAAAACTTTGCAAGAAGGAAGAGATGTATTCCTAGAAATAGAAGTTCAGGGCGCCCTACAGGTTCGTAAAGCATTTCCAGAAGGATTATTTATCTTTTTAATGCCACCAAGCTTAGGAGAACTAAAGAACCGAATTGTGACAAGAGGGACAGAATCAGAAGACATTATTAATGACCGTATGAGAGTAGCAAAAGCAGAAATTGAAATGATGGATGCTTATGATTACGTTGTTGAAAATGATAGAATTGAGTTTGCATGTAATCGTATTAAAGCCATTGTTACAGCGGAACATTGCCGCCGTGACCGAGTTGCGAAAAGATATAAAAAAATGCTGGAGGTAGAATAA
- a CDS encoding DNA-directed RNA polymerase subunit omega → MLYPSIDSLMTKVDSKYILVTVASKRARKMQENKDQKIEKPRSHKFVGKALEEIHAGILHYTSDTKSESDTTPTTNA, encoded by the coding sequence ATGTTATATCCATCAATTGATTCATTAATGACAAAGGTAGATTCAAAATATATTTTAGTAACAGTTGCATCTAAGAGAGCTCGTAAAATGCAGGAAAACAAGGACCAAAAAATCGAAAAACCACGTTCGCACAAATTTGTAGGAAAAGCATTGGAAGAAATTCATGCAGGTATTTTACACTACACTTCAGATACAAAGAGTGAATCTGATACTACGCCTACTACTAATGCATAG
- the coaBC gene encoding bifunctional phosphopantothenoylcysteine decarboxylase/phosphopantothenate--cysteine ligase CoaBC, giving the protein MLKGKKVLLCVSGGIAVYKAAALTSKLVQAGAIVRVIMSESATKFVTPLTFQALSRNDVYYDTFDEKDSSVIAHIELADWADLILVAPATANSIGKLANGIADNMITTTLLAATSPVWIAPAMNVHMYDHPAVKKNIETLFGFGYRFIEPSEGYLACGYVGKGRLEEPEKIVELIESYFTEGKPLQGKKMIVTAGPTREKIDPVRFFSNRSSGKMGYAIATEAARLGAEVLLVSGPTVLPDPTGVTTIRVESAEEMFREVITRYDETNIVVKTAAVADYRPSETYTMKMKKQEGNLSIEMERTTDILKTLGEKKKEQLLIGFAAETENVEEYAKKKLINKNLDMVVANNVNETGAGFAGDTNIVTIYKRVGDIIQLPLLSKNDVAKRLLVEIIKLEEEATK; this is encoded by the coding sequence ATGTTAAAGGGTAAGAAGGTTTTATTATGTGTGAGTGGAGGAATTGCAGTATATAAAGCTGCTGCGCTAACTAGCAAATTAGTTCAAGCTGGAGCTATTGTTCGAGTAATAATGAGTGAATCAGCGACTAAATTTGTAACTCCATTAACCTTTCAAGCACTATCGAGGAATGATGTTTACTATGATACCTTTGATGAGAAGGACTCATCTGTAATTGCACATATTGAACTAGCGGATTGGGCAGATTTGATCCTTGTTGCACCTGCTACAGCTAATAGTATCGGTAAATTAGCAAATGGAATCGCTGATAATATGATAACGACCACATTGTTAGCAGCAACATCACCAGTTTGGATAGCACCAGCTATGAATGTACACATGTATGATCACCCTGCTGTTAAAAAGAATATTGAAACACTCTTTGGGTTTGGCTATCGATTTATTGAACCTTCAGAAGGGTATTTGGCATGTGGCTATGTAGGAAAAGGTAGACTTGAGGAGCCTGAAAAAATTGTTGAGCTTATAGAGTCGTACTTTACAGAAGGAAAGCCATTACAAGGTAAAAAAATGATTGTTACAGCTGGACCAACAAGAGAAAAAATTGACCCGGTTCGATTTTTTTCAAACAGATCTAGTGGAAAAATGGGTTATGCAATCGCAACAGAAGCGGCTAGGTTAGGAGCCGAAGTTTTGTTAGTCTCTGGTCCGACAGTGTTACCAGATCCCACAGGTGTAACTACCATACGAGTTGAATCGGCAGAGGAAATGTTTCGGGAAGTAATTACAAGATATGATGAAACAAATATTGTTGTGAAAACAGCAGCAGTTGCTGATTATCGGCCAAGTGAAACATATACAATGAAAATGAAAAAACAAGAGGGAAATCTCTCCATTGAGATGGAGCGAACAACAGATATTTTAAAAACGCTTGGTGAGAAGAAGAAGGAACAACTATTAATTGGATTTGCTGCTGAAACTGAAAATGTAGAAGAGTATGCTAAGAAAAAACTAATTAATAAAAATCTAGATATGGTAGTAGCGAATAATGTAAATGAAACAGGTGCGGGATTTGCGGGTGACACGAATATTGTAACAATTTATAAACGTGTTGGGGATATCATTCAATTACCATTGCTGTCAAAAAACGATGTAGCTAAGCGGTTATTAGTTGAAATTATCAAACTTGAAGAAGAGGCTACAAAATGA
- the priA gene encoding primosomal protein N', whose amino-acid sequence MSIASVIVDVPAKQTDRAFDYAIPEKWAKVIQPGMRVVVPFGPRKIQGFVIEIKTESEFTKLKKIQSILDISPVLNKELLDIGFWLTKTTLCYTISAFQAMLPAALKAKYEKEIIMSDRNKLDELTIEVQSWFRERNVVLWEEIEKSDDVLLFQKEIQRGLLEVSYKVKDRANKKLIRQVEPAVPKDEMKVYVEGLPRNASKQMELINHFISNPKAIPVKELLQIIATTDSSIKTLVSKGILKETKLEVYRDPFEDKSFKRTSPFELSKEQETAIIPILDCVEAEKHDVFLMYGVTGSGKTEVYLQSIDAVLKKGKEAIVLVPEISLTPQMVNRFKGRFGSQVAVLHSGLSAGEKYDEWRKIHRKEVKLVVGARSAIFAPFENLGIIIIDEEHESSYKQEDNPRYHARDVAIYRGKYHNCPIVLGSATPTLESFARASKQVYKLLTLRKRMNERDLPAVEIIDMREELRNGNRSMFSGLLLEKLQEKLEKGEQIVLFLNKRGYSSFVMCRDCGYVMNCPHCDISLTYHRSNQRLKCHYCGFEEPLPKECPECNSEYIRFFGTGTQKVEEELSKILPEARVIRMDVDTTSRKGSHEKLLTEFGEGRADILLGTQMIAKGLDFPNVTLVGVLTADTMLHLPDFRAAEKTFQLLTQVSGRAGRHELPGEVIIQTYTPEHYSITLASQHDFDQFYLNEMMVRKSHAYPPFYYLTIVTVSHQELTKVVSITEKITSFLRMQLSESAIILGPVASPIPRINDRYRYQCMIKYKHEPNLTIALKTVVERYQQEISQNQLTLSIDLNPYMLM is encoded by the coding sequence ATGAGTATTGCCTCGGTCATTGTAGATGTTCCTGCCAAACAAACTGATCGTGCATTTGACTATGCAATACCTGAAAAGTGGGCAAAGGTAATTCAACCAGGGATGAGAGTAGTGGTTCCTTTTGGACCAAGGAAAATACAAGGATTTGTCATTGAAATAAAGACTGAATCAGAATTTACTAAACTAAAAAAAATTCAATCTATTCTTGATATCTCACCTGTCCTTAACAAGGAACTATTAGATATAGGGTTTTGGCTAACTAAAACGACCCTATGTTACACAATATCAGCCTTTCAGGCAATGTTACCTGCAGCTTTAAAGGCTAAATATGAAAAAGAAATTATTATGTCAGACCGCAACAAACTTGATGAGTTAACCATTGAAGTCCAATCCTGGTTTCGGGAGCGGAATGTTGTGTTGTGGGAGGAAATTGAAAAATCAGATGATGTACTACTTTTTCAAAAAGAAATCCAAAGGGGACTGCTTGAAGTTAGCTATAAAGTAAAGGACCGAGCAAATAAGAAGTTGATTCGTCAGGTTGAACCTGCTGTTCCAAAGGACGAAATGAAAGTATATGTGGAGGGTTTGCCTAGAAATGCTAGCAAACAAATGGAGTTAATCAACCATTTTATTTCCAATCCAAAAGCGATTCCAGTAAAAGAACTTTTACAAATTATTGCTACGACTGATTCTTCAATAAAAACATTGGTTAGCAAGGGGATTTTAAAAGAGACAAAACTAGAGGTTTATCGAGACCCTTTTGAAGATAAATCGTTTAAACGAACATCTCCATTTGAGCTTTCCAAAGAACAAGAGACAGCTATTATACCTATTTTAGATTGTGTTGAAGCCGAAAAGCATGATGTTTTTCTTATGTATGGTGTAACAGGAAGCGGTAAAACTGAAGTGTATCTTCAATCAATTGATGCCGTTCTAAAGAAAGGGAAAGAAGCTATTGTTCTCGTTCCTGAAATCTCATTAACACCACAAATGGTAAATCGTTTTAAAGGAAGATTTGGCTCACAAGTCGCAGTATTACATAGTGGACTTTCTGCGGGAGAAAAATATGACGAATGGCGTAAAATACATAGAAAAGAAGTTAAATTAGTCGTCGGAGCCAGATCGGCCATTTTTGCACCTTTTGAGAACCTAGGAATTATTATTATTGATGAAGAACATGAGAGTAGCTATAAGCAGGAAGATAATCCTAGATACCATGCAAGGGATGTCGCTATTTATCGTGGGAAATATCATAACTGTCCAATTGTTCTTGGAAGTGCTACCCCAACTCTTGAATCATTCGCTCGAGCCTCTAAGCAGGTATACAAGCTTTTAACATTAAGGAAAAGAATGAATGAACGTGATTTACCAGCCGTTGAAATCATTGATATGAGAGAAGAACTAAGGAATGGAAACCGTTCGATGTTTTCAGGTCTACTACTTGAGAAGCTTCAAGAAAAGTTAGAAAAAGGGGAACAAATTGTTCTATTTCTCAATAAAAGAGGGTATTCATCCTTTGTAATGTGTAGAGACTGTGGCTATGTAATGAATTGTCCTCACTGTGATATTTCACTAACCTATCATCGTTCAAATCAACGATTAAAGTGTCATTATTGTGGTTTTGAAGAACCCTTACCTAAAGAGTGTCCAGAGTGTAATAGTGAATATATCCGTTTTTTTGGGACAGGTACACAAAAAGTCGAAGAGGAATTATCAAAAATTCTACCTGAAGCAAGGGTCATCAGAATGGATGTTGACACGACTAGTCGGAAAGGTTCACATGAAAAGCTGTTGACAGAGTTTGGAGAAGGCCGTGCTGATATTTTATTAGGAACTCAAATGATTGCAAAGGGTTTAGACTTTCCAAACGTAACTCTTGTTGGGGTATTAACAGCGGATACAATGCTACACCTTCCGGATTTTCGGGCTGCAGAAAAAACCTTTCAATTATTAACCCAAGTAAGCGGTAGAGCAGGGCGTCATGAGCTTCCAGGTGAGGTAATAATTCAAACTTATACACCAGAACATTATAGTATTACGTTAGCAAGTCAGCATGATTTTGACCAATTTTATCTAAATGAGATGATGGTACGTAAATCTCATGCTTACCCACCGTTTTATTATTTAACAATAGTAACTGTTTCACATCAGGAGTTAACAAAAGTTGTCTCAATTACTGAGAAAATAACATCATTTTTACGCATGCAACTTTCCGAATCAGCGATTATTTTAGGGCCGGTAGCATCCCCTATTCCCCGTATCAATGATAGATATCGCTACCAATGCATGATAAAATATAAGCATGAGCCAAATCTTACCATTGCATTGAAAACAGTGGTAGAAAGATACCAACAGGAAATATCTCAAAATCAACTTACATTATCTATTGATTTAAATCCTTATATGTTAATGTAA